One Ranitomeya imitator isolate aRanImi1 chromosome 1, aRanImi1.pri, whole genome shotgun sequence DNA window includes the following coding sequences:
- the HAND2 gene encoding heart- and neural crest derivatives-expressed protein 2 — translation MSLVGGFPHHPVVHHDGYPFAAAAAAAASRCHEDNPYFHGWLISHPEMSPPDYSMAPSYSPEYANGAAGLDHSHYGGVPGSGAGGLMQRPVKRRGTANRKERRRTQSINSAFAELRECIPNVPADTKLSKIKTLRLATSYIAYLMDLLAKDDQNGETEAFKAEIKKTDVKEEKRKKELNELLKSTVSSNDKKTKGRTGWPQHVWALELKQ, via the exons ATGAGCTTGGTCGGAGGCTTCCCCCACCACCCCGTGGTGCACCATGACGGTTACCCCTTTGCCGCAGCTGCAGCGGCCGCCGCCAGCCGCTGCCATGAAGACAACCCTTACTTCCATGGCTGGCTTATCAGTCACCCCGAAATGTCTCCCCCCGACTACAGTATGGCACCGTCCTATAGTCCGGAGTACGCCAATGGTGCGGCTGGCCTGGACCACTCCCATTACGGGGGTGTCCCGGGAAGCGGGGCCGGAGGTTTAATGCAAAGGCCTGTGAAACGGAGGGGAACTGCAAACCGTAAAGAGAGGCGCAGGACTCAGAGCATCAACAGCGCCTTCGCCGAGCTGCGGGAGTGCATCCCCAACGTGCCCGCCGACACCAAACTCTCCAAGATCAAGACACTGCGCCTGGCTACCAGCTACATCGCCTACCTCATGGACCTGCTGGCCAAGGACGACCAGAACGGAGAGACCGAGGCCTTCAAGGCGGAGATCAAGAAGACCGATGTCAAAGAGGAGAAACGGAAGAAGGAACTG AATGAACTCTTGAAAAGCACAGTTAGTAGCAACGATAAGAAAACTAAAGGAAGGACTGGCTGGCCCCAGCATGTTTGGGCCCTGGAACTTAAACAATGA